In the [Clostridium] colinum genome, one interval contains:
- a CDS encoding ROK family protein, with protein sequence MYYIGIDLGGTTIKGGILTEDGKIIRTISKPTLPQREDSEIVKSMALVALELIKEEGLNIKDIHNIGIGAPGLIDSKNKVIVASSNINFNNTNIEKYMKNHINLPIYLENDANCATIAEFLCGSMKGYKNAIMLTIGTGVGGGIILDSKIVKGSYLGEGELGHTIIDYTGGEYCGCGQKGCLETFCSANAIIKYAKHLLKDEKESKILHFAESFDDINAKNIFDAYDFGDDIAIKVIERFNTYLAIGIVNFINIFKPDVIAIGGGASARGEKLTKPIEKIAQKMIYGNGFETKIVPATLGNDAGIIGAGMISKV encoded by the coding sequence ATGTACTATATAGGAATTGATTTAGGTGGTACAACTATAAAAGGTGGTATTTTAACAGAAGATGGAAAAATAATAAGGACTATATCAAAACCAACTTTACCACAAAGAGAAGATAGTGAAATAGTAAAATCTATGGCTTTGGTTGCTTTAGAGCTTATAAAAGAAGAAGGGCTAAATATAAAAGATATACATAATATAGGAATTGGAGCACCAGGACTTATAGATAGTAAAAATAAGGTAATAGTAGCCTCTAGCAATATTAATTTTAATAATACAAATATTGAAAAATATATGAAAAATCATATAAATTTACCTATATATTTAGAAAATGATGCAAACTGTGCTACAATAGCTGAATTTTTATGTGGTAGTATGAAAGGATATAAAAATGCTATAATGCTTACTATTGGTACAGGCGTTGGTGGTGGTATTATATTAGATAGTAAAATAGTTAAAGGTAGCTATCTTGGTGAAGGTGAGTTAGGGCACACTATTATAGACTATACTGGCGGAGAATATTGTGGTTGTGGCCAGAAAGGTTGCTTGGAGACATTTTGTTCTGCTAATGCTATTATAAAATATGCAAAACATTTATTAAAAGATGAAAAAGAAAGTAAAATTTTACACTTTGCAGAAAGTTTTGATGATATTAATGCAAAAAATATTTTTGATGCATATGATTTTGGAGATGATATAGCAATAAAGGTTATTGAAAGATTTAATACATATTTAGCTATCGGTATAGTAAATTTTATTAATATATTTAAGCCAGATGTAATAGCTATTGGTGGGGGAGCTTCGGCAAGAGGAGAAAAACTTACAAAACCAATAGAAAAAATTGCTCAAAAAATGATTTATGGAAATGGATTTGAGACAAAAATAGTGCCAGCTACTTTAGGCAATGACGCCGGAATAATAGGAGCAGGTATGATTAGTAAGGTGTAA
- the hprK gene encoding HPr(Ser) kinase/phosphatase → MYSVKIEELVKEYELKNLTPSVDFSEKTLSHPEVNRPALQLAGFFEYFASERIQIIGLVEHSYINTLTKEEKEEIFEKICAYKLPCIVFCRDLQPPEEFLNIAIKYNIPIFQTQDATSEFESEVIRWLRVQLAPRVTMHGVLIDIYGEGVLIMGESGVGKSETALELIKRGHRLVADDAVEIKKVSHNTLVGSCPEVIRYFIELRGIGIINVKQMFGVQSVKDTQAIDLIIKLEPWEKGKQYDRLGINEEYMDILGNEIVCQTLPVRPGRNLAMICESAAVNRRQKKMGYNAAQNLSDRIMKSIEN, encoded by the coding sequence ATGTATTCTGTAAAAATAGAAGAGTTAGTTAAAGAATATGAATTAAAAAATTTAACACCTAGTGTAGATTTTTCTGAAAAAACTTTATCTCATCCAGAAGTAAACAGACCAGCCCTACAATTAGCCGGATTTTTTGAATATTTTGCTTCTGAGAGAATACAAATAATAGGGCTTGTAGAACATTCTTACATAAATACTCTAACTAAAGAAGAAAAAGAAGAAATATTTGAAAAAATATGTGCCTATAAATTACCTTGTATAGTATTTTGTAGAGATTTACAGCCACCAGAAGAATTTTTAAATATTGCTATAAAATATAATATTCCTATATTTCAAACACAAGATGCTACATCAGAGTTTGAAAGCGAAGTTATAAGATGGTTAAGAGTTCAACTTGCACCAAGAGTTACAATGCACGGTGTTTTAATTGACATATATGGTGAAGGTGTTCTTATAATGGGAGAAAGTGGTGTTGGTAAAAGTGAAACAGCACTAGAGCTAATAAAAAGAGGGCATAGACTTGTTGCAGATGACGCCGTAGAGATTAAAAAAGTTTCACATAATACGCTTGTTGGAAGTTGTCCAGAGGTTATAAGATATTTTATAGAGCTTAGAGGTATTGGTATAATAAATGTAAAACAAATGTTTGGAGTACAATCTGTTAAAGACACTCAAGCAATAGACCTTATAATAAAATTAGAGCCTTGGGAAAAGGGAAAACAATATGATAGATTAGGTATTAACGAAGAATATATGGATATATTAGGAAACGAAATAGTATGTCAAACTTTACCAGTTAGACCAGGTCGTAACCTTGCTATGATATGTGAATCGGCAGCAGTTAACAGAAGGCAAAAGAAAATGGGATATAATGCAGCTCAAAATTTAAGTGATAGAATAATGAAAAGTATAGAAAATTAA
- a CDS encoding LysM peptidoglycan-binding domain-containing protein, translated as MSNKDTKNKNSQQLFSEDITKRLVKKILDDEKENQPDEKSDFNIEYEDYDNNTFDLEEDFDEDEDYNYDEDYDNEDIQPNNSKKLDHKKEPSKKINKSQNNKTKYRKNIEIYGKDFFDDEYDEDYYDESSSSLIGKIISFSIIIVLTISTAFLAVTLISTKKELTKVNLQVKELLNNQVATENKLAEESLKSEIESLKQENERLKTVSAQQATQATTEKATQETSKQTTTSKPNKNTSNTSSSSEYIVKEGDMIWTISKKVYGNGSHFQKILDANGLTENSILKPGQKLIIPKLN; from the coding sequence ATGTCCAACAAGGATACTAAAAACAAAAATTCACAACAACTTTTTAGTGAAGATATTACCAAAAGATTAGTAAAAAAAATTTTAGATGATGAAAAAGAAAATCAACCAGATGAAAAATCCGATTTTAATATAGAATATGAAGATTATGATAATAATACTTTTGACCTAGAAGAAGACTTCGATGAAGATGAAGATTATAATTACGATGAAGATTATGATAATGAAGATATCCAACCTAATAATTCTAAAAAATTAGATCATAAAAAAGAACCATCAAAAAAAATAAATAAATCTCAAAATAATAAAACTAAATATAGAAAAAATATAGAAATATATGGAAAAGATTTTTTTGATGATGAATATGATGAAGATTATTATGATGAAAGCTCTTCTTCTTTAATAGGTAAAATTATATCTTTTTCTATTATAATAGTTTTAACTATATCTACGGCTTTTTTAGCTGTAACTTTGATATCTACAAAAAAAGAACTTACAAAAGTTAATTTACAAGTAAAAGAACTACTAAATAACCAAGTTGCTACAGAAAATAAGCTTGCAGAAGAATCTTTAAAAAGTGAAATAGAAAGCTTAAAACAAGAAAATGAACGTTTAAAAACTGTATCAGCTCAACAAGCTACTCAAGCTACTACAGAAAAAGCTACTCAAGAAACTTCTAAACAAACAACTACTTCTAAACCTAATAAAAATACTAGTAATACTTCTTCATCAAGCGAATATATTGTTAAAGAAGGAGATATGATTTGGACTATTAGTAAAAAAGTATATGGAAATGGCTCTCATTTTCAAAAAATATTAGACGCAAATGGACTTACAGAAAATAGCATTCTTAAACCAGGCCAAAAACTTATTATACCAAAACTTAATTAG
- the rho gene encoding transcription termination factor Rho, with protein sequence MDYNNLTLAELREIAKENNVKSITTYKKDELIKILNDIKFEQTNIQSNCKIMDNNCNKEQLDKQNNQALDKASYLKELDSGISAEGILEVLADGYGFLRSNNYLSGSNDVYVSPAHIRRFNLKTGDYIKGTLRIPKENEKFSALLFVSTVNGDSPMSIVSRPSFEKLTPIYPQEKLNLEIGQNNLSGRIIDIICPIGKGQRGMIVAPPKTGKTTLLKSIANSIIKNHPEVHLLVLLIDERPEEVTDMQRSIVGENIEVIYSTFDEQPDHHRRVAEMVLERAKRLAEQGKDLVILLDSITRLSRAYNILTPSSGRTLSGGLDPATLYMPKKFFGAARNIEEGGSLTILATALVDTGSKMDDVIFEEFKGTGNMELVLDRKIAEKRIFPAVDISKSSTRKDELLLTKDFLDTSYYIRKSFTNNQVQNIDITEKILSILKSTKNNKDFCKVLPKSDIN encoded by the coding sequence ATGGATTATAATAATCTTACTTTAGCAGAACTTAGAGAAATAGCAAAAGAGAACAATGTAAAATCTATTACAACGTATAAAAAAGATGAACTTATAAAAATATTGAATGATATTAAATTTGAACAAACTAACATTCAATCTAATTGTAAAATTATGGACAATAATTGTAATAAAGAACAATTGGACAAGCAAAATAACCAAGCATTAGATAAAGCATCTTATTTAAAAGAGTTAGATAGCGGTATATCTGCCGAAGGTATATTGGAAGTTTTGGCCGATGGGTATGGATTTTTAAGAAGTAACAATTATCTTTCTGGTTCAAATGATGTATATGTTTCTCCTGCCCATATTAGAAGGTTTAACCTAAAAACTGGCGATTACATAAAAGGTACATTAAGGATTCCCAAAGAAAATGAAAAATTTTCTGCCCTACTCTTTGTAAGTACAGTTAACGGTGATTCCCCAATGTCTATTGTTTCAAGACCTAGCTTTGAAAAACTAACTCCTATATACCCTCAAGAAAAATTAAATCTTGAAATAGGACAAAATAACTTATCTGGACGAATTATAGACATAATTTGCCCTATTGGTAAAGGACAACGTGGTATGATAGTTGCACCTCCAAAAACTGGTAAAACTACACTATTAAAATCTATTGCTAATTCTATAATTAAAAATCACCCTGAAGTGCATTTGTTAGTTTTATTAATAGATGAACGTCCAGAAGAAGTTACGGATATGCAGCGTTCTATTGTTGGAGAAAATATAGAGGTTATCTATTCTACTTTTGATGAACAACCAGACCATCATAGAAGAGTTGCTGAAATGGTTTTAGAACGAGCTAAACGTTTAGCAGAGCAAGGTAAAGATTTAGTTATTCTTTTAGATAGTATAACTAGACTATCAAGAGCATATAACATTTTAACACCATCTAGCGGTAGAACTTTATCTGGTGGTTTAGACCCTGCTACGTTATATATGCCTAAAAAATTTTTTGGTGCTGCTAGAAATATAGAAGAAGGTGGTAGCCTTACTATACTTGCTACTGCCCTTGTAGATACGGGTAGCAAAATGGATGATGTTATTTTTGAAGAATTTAAAGGTACTGGTAATATGGAGCTTGTACTTGATAGAAAAATTGCAGAAAAACGCATATTCCCTGCTGTTGATATATCAAAATCTAGCACAAGAAAAGATGAACTTTTACTAACAAAAGACTTTTTAGATACTTCATATTATATTAGAAAATCTTTCACTAACAACCAAGTTCAAAATATAGATATAACAGAAAAAATTTTATCTATTTTAAAATCTACTAAAAACAATAAGGATTTTTGCAAAGTTTTGCCAAAATCTGATATAAATTAA
- the spoVAD gene encoding stage V sporulation protein AD, with amino-acid sequence MGKHIGKQSAVFDKDIFIINTASTVGSKEGEGPLKDYFDVILDDALFGEDSWEKAESKMVNSNMKLVVNKANLEFKDIDYIYAGDLLNQSSGSSYAIRDLNVPFFGIFGACSTIGEGMALGAINIESGIGRKIIVGASSHFCAAEKQFRAPLNLGSQRPLTSTWTVTGAAALILSDTGKSIKIKGITTGKIVDLGIKDPNNMGSAMAPAAADVIINNFKDFNITPDYYDMIFTGDLGYIGKQLTIELVKKAGYDISKNYTDCGIEIFDRDTQDTHSGGSGCACAGTTFAGMIYDKLKKGELNRILFIPTGALMNTVSIQQGESIAGIAHGIIIER; translated from the coding sequence ATGGGAAAACATATTGGCAAACAATCGGCAGTTTTTGATAAAGATATTTTTATAATAAATACGGCCTCAACTGTTGGTTCAAAAGAAGGAGAAGGTCCATTAAAAGATTATTTTGATGTTATTTTAGATGATGCTCTTTTTGGAGAAGATAGTTGGGAAAAAGCAGAAAGTAAAATGGTAAACAGTAATATGAAATTAGTTGTAAATAAAGCTAATTTAGAATTTAAAGATATAGATTATATATATGCAGGAGATTTATTAAACCAGTCTAGTGGTTCAAGCTATGCTATAAGAGATTTAAATGTACCATTTTTTGGGATATTTGGAGCTTGTTCTACAATAGGAGAAGGTATGGCTCTTGGGGCAATAAATATAGAAAGTGGAATAGGTAGAAAAATAATTGTTGGGGCTTCTAGTCATTTTTGTGCGGCAGAAAAGCAATTTAGAGCACCTTTAAATCTTGGTAGCCAACGTCCTTTAACTTCTACTTGGACAGTAACAGGGGCGGCTGCATTAATTTTATCAGATACAGGTAAAAGTATAAAAATAAAAGGCATAACAACAGGTAAGATAGTAGATTTAGGTATAAAAGACCCTAATAATATGGGAAGTGCTATGGCTCCAGCAGCGGCAGATGTTATTATAAATAATTTTAAAGATTTTAATATAACACCAGATTATTATGATATGATTTTTACAGGTGATTTAGGATATATAGGTAAACAATTAACAATAGAGCTTGTAAAAAAAGCAGGATATGATATATCAAAAAATTATACAGACTGTGGCATAGAAATATTTGATAGAGATACACAAGATACACATAGTGGTGGAAGTGGTTGTGCTTGTGCCGGAACAACATTTGCAGGTATGATATATGATAAATTAAAAAAAGGAGAACTTAACAGAATTTTATTTATACCAACAGGAGCTTTAATGAATACAGTTAGTATACAGCAAGGGGAAAGTATAGCAGGTATTGCTCACGGAATAATTATAGAAAGATAA
- the spoVAC gene encoding stage V sporulation protein AC, protein MDNNKSKKQQQLEQEYQQRVKELSPNSKIGQNCFRAFIVGGTICCIGQFITNILDKYGLTRNETGMYTSMILIFIASLLTGLGIYQKIGHFAGAGSIVPITGFSNSVTSPALEFKKEGFILGLGAKIFILAGPVILYGTLTSVLVGLVYYFVK, encoded by the coding sequence ATGGATAATAATAAAAGCAAAAAACAACAACAGCTAGAACAAGAATATCAACAAAGAGTAAAAGAACTTTCGCCAAATAGTAAGATAGGGCAAAATTGTTTTAGAGCATTTATAGTTGGTGGGACTATTTGTTGTATAGGACAATTTATAACTAATATACTAGATAAATATGGACTAACTAGAAATGAAACAGGTATGTATACATCTATGATACTTATTTTTATAGCCTCACTTTTAACAGGTCTTGGTATATATCAAAAAATAGGACACTTTGCTGGTGCGGGGTCTATAGTGCCTATAACAGGATTTTCAAATTCTGTTACATCTCCAGCATTAGAATTTAAAAAAGAGGGATTTATACTTGGGCTTGGTGCAAAAATATTTATATTGGCAGGTCCAGTTATATTGTATGGAACACTTACATCTGTTTTGGTAGGACTTGTATATTATTTTGTAAAATAA
- a CDS encoding stage V sporulation protein AB yields the protein MEAIKGILAIIIAFSSGIIISGAVFAFIAIIGVVPRLAQKTRTEDKIRIYEEAIIWGGIIGTVSMLYDFYIPIGKFFAMIYAGCIGIFFGCLAVSLAEILNVLPILTRRGRIQTGLKYFITAVALGKLIGSIIYSQIPSFYYM from the coding sequence ATGGAAGCGATTAAAGGTATTTTAGCAATAATAATAGCTTTTTCATCAGGTATAATAATATCGGGAGCAGTTTTTGCATTTATTGCTATAATAGGTGTTGTTCCAAGGCTTGCTCAAAAAACAAGAACAGAAGATAAAATAAGAATTTATGAAGAAGCTATTATATGGGGAGGTATTATAGGAACAGTATCTATGCTATATGATTTTTATATACCTATAGGTAAATTTTTTGCTATGATATATGCAGGTTGTATAGGTATATTTTTTGGTTGTTTAGCAGTATCTTTAGCAGAAATATTAAATGTTTTACCAATACTTACAAGACGTGGAAGAATACAAACAGGGCTTAAATATTTTATAACAGCAGTAGCTTTAGGAAAGTTAATAGGGTCTATAATATATTCACAAATACCAAGTTTTTATTATATGTAG
- a CDS encoding stage V sporulation protein AA, which translates to MDIYVKPFKKVSLSQVKKVYLKDIAEVYAPDKILKNVKNIKVMEIKEEEQKNYLISIIDIINVLDKAMPGYTINNVGEIDTVLEYSPVKEKNTSFMKNLKVIAVTIILLAGSCTAIMSFHSDAQMSKVFENYYYIFFNERIENPMILDIPYSIGLALGIIVFFNHFVGKKITTDPTPIEVEMSTYEANVTDNIIDTLNVEKTKGGNSKDGSD; encoded by the coding sequence TTGGATATATATGTAAAGCCATTTAAAAAAGTATCTTTATCACAAGTAAAAAAAGTATACTTAAAAGATATAGCAGAAGTTTATGCTCCAGATAAAATATTAAAAAATGTAAAAAATATAAAAGTAATGGAGATTAAAGAAGAAGAACAAAAAAATTATTTAATATCTATAATAGATATAATAAATGTACTAGATAAGGCTATGCCAGGATATACTATTAACAATGTTGGAGAGATAGATACTGTTTTAGAATATTCTCCTGTGAAAGAAAAAAATACTTCATTTATGAAAAATTTAAAAGTTATAGCAGTTACTATAATACTTTTAGCAGGGTCTTGTACAGCTATTATGAGTTTCCACTCAGATGCTCAAATGTCTAAGGTTTTTGAAAATTATTATTATATATTTTTTAATGAAAGAATAGAAAATCCTATGATTTTAGATATACCATATTCTATTGGTTTAGCATTAGGTATAATAGTATTTTTCAACCATTTTGTAGGTAAAAAGATAACAACAGATCCAACACCGATAGAAGTAGAAATGTCTACTTATGAAGCTAATGTTACCGACAATATTATAGATACATTAAATGTAGAAAAGACAAAAGGTGGTAATAGTAAAGATGGAAGCGATTAA
- a CDS encoding nucleoside kinase — MNNINVKVVYKNNKILEKNFNKGITLYDIKEQLKDKFDYPIFLAKINNENLELFKDIKEDCEIEFLDITNKHAYLTYKRSVALLMINAIRKILGEDTRIVIKYSINQNWFCEIENVEITEKLLNDISNYMMNTVLKNEKIEKMNVPTNECIKLLNKYKMYDRANGLSFVRKSSINLYKLEDTYDYLYGTMAVDTKDLSGFKIIKNENNSFTLNFLDKNNPSELKEYKNIKKLIEVFEECSSWSKIIGVDYVASLNSAICEGRIEEIILISEALQEKKIANIADMITKNNKKVVLIAGPSSSGKTTFANRICVQLKVNGIKPYVISLDNYYLDRENVPLDEEGKPDFECLESLDVDRINKDMESLINGEPTEIPKFNFLTGKREKGKIITLKENEVIIIEGIHGLNEKISKNIDKKDKFKIFISALTQLNIDSHNRISTTDARIFRRLVRDHYFRGFGVNKTIQIWSDVMKGEVKNIFPFQEEADIIFNSALIYELAVLKPFAEPLLYKVKKDEEEYSEATRLIKFLDSFLPINHLGSIPSNSIIREFIGGSCFEH, encoded by the coding sequence ATGAACAATATAAATGTTAAAGTAGTTTATAAAAATAATAAAATTTTAGAAAAAAATTTTAATAAAGGGATAACTTTATATGATATAAAAGAACAATTAAAAGACAAATTTGATTATCCTATATTTTTAGCTAAAATAAATAATGAAAATTTAGAGCTTTTTAAAGATATAAAAGAAGATTGTGAAATAGAGTTTTTAGATATAACTAATAAACATGCATATTTAACATATAAAAGAAGTGTAGCATTATTAATGATAAATGCAATAAGAAAAATATTAGGAGAAGATACAAGAATTGTTATAAAATATTCTATTAATCAAAACTGGTTTTGTGAAATAGAAAACGTAGAAATAACAGAAAAATTATTAAATGACATATCTAATTATATGATGAATACTGTATTAAAAAATGAAAAGATTGAAAAGATGAATGTTCCTACTAATGAATGTATTAAGCTTTTAAATAAATATAAAATGTATGATAGGGCTAATGGTCTTAGTTTTGTAAGAAAGTCATCTATAAATCTTTATAAATTAGAAGACACATATGATTATTTATATGGTACAATGGCAGTAGATACAAAAGATTTGTCTGGATTTAAAATTATAAAAAATGAAAATAATAGTTTTACATTAAATTTTTTAGATAAAAATAATCCTAGTGAACTTAAAGAATATAAAAATATAAAAAAATTAATAGAAGTTTTTGAAGAATGTTCAAGTTGGTCTAAAATTATAGGTGTAGACTATGTAGCGTCATTAAATAGTGCCATATGTGAAGGAAGAATAGAAGAAATTATATTAATATCTGAAGCTTTACAAGAAAAGAAAATAGCAAATATAGCAGATATGATAACTAAAAATAATAAAAAAGTAGTATTAATAGCAGGGCCGTCATCTTCTGGTAAAACAACATTTGCAAATAGGATATGTGTTCAATTAAAAGTAAATGGAATAAAACCATATGTAATATCTTTAGATAATTATTATTTAGACAGAGAAAATGTTCCTTTAGATGAAGAAGGTAAGCCAGATTTTGAATGTTTAGAGTCTTTAGATGTAGATAGAATAAATAAAGATATGGAAAGCCTTATAAACGGAGAGCCAACTGAAATACCTAAATTTAATTTTTTAACAGGTAAAAGAGAAAAAGGAAAAATAATAACATTAAAAGAAAATGAAGTAATAATAATAGAAGGTATACACGGGCTTAATGAAAAAATAAGTAAAAATATAGATAAAAAAGATAAATTTAAAATATTTATAAGTGCTTTAACACAACTTAATATAGATAGCCACAATAGAATATCTACAACAGATGCAAGGATTTTTAGAAGGCTTGTAAGAGACCATTATTTTAGAGGGTTTGGTGTTAATAAAACTATTCAAATATGGTCTGATGTAATGAAAGGTGAAGTAAAAAATATATTTCCATTTCAAGAAGAGGCAGATATTATATTTAACTCGGCTTTAATATATGAGCTTGCAGTTTTAAAGCCTTTTGCTGAACCATTGTTATATAAAGTAAAAAAAGATGAAGAAGAATATAGCGAAGCAACAAGGCTTATAAAATTTTTAGATAGCTTTTTACCAATAAATCATTTAGGGTCTATACCTTCTAATTCTATTATTAGAGAGTTTATAGGTGGAAGTTGTTTTGAACATTAA
- a CDS encoding Nif3-like dinuclear metal center hexameric protein, producing MSVKCSDIINIMEEYANPNLAEEWDNVGLMVGDENKTINKILVALDVDDKIIDEAIEKKCDMIITHHPFIFKGIKSIKASDITGKRIIKLIKNNICVFSAHTNLDIAINGTNDTLAKLLNLEKIVNLFEKDNSVVGLGRVGELPETMPFIDLIERVKKALNLNNLVVSGSLDTPVKKVAICTGAGGEVDFMFQAISKGCNVYITGDIKYHNSQVANDLGLCLIDATHYASEAIIIPVICDYINSCSRRLNMNIEGIASTINGQTLNIV from the coding sequence ATGTCTGTAAAATGTAGTGATATTATAAATATTATGGAAGAATATGCAAATCCTAACTTAGCGGAAGAGTGGGATAATGTTGGGCTTATGGTAGGAGATGAAAATAAGACTATAAATAAAATATTAGTAGCACTTGATGTAGATGATAAAATAATAGATGAAGCAATAGAAAAAAAATGTGATATGATTATAACCCATCACCCATTTATATTTAAAGGGATAAAATCTATAAAAGCATCAGATATAACAGGTAAGAGAATAATAAAGCTTATAAAAAATAATATTTGTGTTTTTTCTGCTCATACTAATTTAGATATAGCCATAAATGGAACTAACGATACACTTGCAAAACTTTTAAATTTAGAAAAAATTGTTAATTTATTTGAAAAAGATAATAGTGTAGTAGGTCTTGGTAGAGTTGGAGAGCTTCCAGAAACAATGCCTTTTATAGATTTAATAGAAAGGGTAAAAAAAGCACTTAATTTAAATAATTTAGTTGTATCTGGTAGCTTAGACACACCAGTTAAAAAAGTAGCTATATGTACAGGTGCTGGTGGAGAAGTAGATTTTATGTTTCAAGCTATATCAAAAGGTTGTAATGTTTATATAACAGGAGATATAAAATATCATAATTCTCAAGTTGCTAATGATTTAGGCTTATGTCTTATAGATGCAACACATTATGCAAGTGAAGCCATTATAATACCAGTTATATGTGACTATATAAATAGTTGTTCAAGAAGGCTTAATATGAATATAGAAGGTATAGCATCTACTATTAATGGTCAAACATTAAATATTGTATAA
- a CDS encoding tRNA (adenine(22)-N(1))-methyltransferase, with protein sequence MELSYRLNKIAQKVTINGIIADIGTDHAYVSIFLYKNNKIKSGIACDISKGSLQKAKDNIKKYNLQDNIQTRLSNGLEKITPEDNIDTIIIAGMGGMLMIDILEKGNHIVNNVKELILQPQKDINRVREYLHKKGFKIIDDEMLKDEGKYYTIIKAIKGKDTSYKMEEYIFGKFEIEEKSEILKEYIEEQLYKMEIVFKNVKETNVESRILEIENNIKMYKEVLKCL encoded by the coding sequence ATGGAACTATCTTATAGATTAAATAAAATAGCACAAAAAGTTACAATAAATGGTATTATAGCAGATATAGGTACAGACCACGCATATGTATCAATTTTTTTATATAAAAATAACAAGATAAAAAGTGGTATAGCTTGTGATATATCAAAAGGGTCTTTACAAAAGGCTAAAGATAATATTAAAAAATATAATTTACAAGATAACATACAAACAAGGCTTAGCAATGGGCTAGAAAAAATAACGCCAGAAGATAATATTGATACTATTATTATTGCTGGTATGGGTGGTATGCTTATGATAGATATTTTGGAAAAAGGAAATCATATAGTAAACAATGTAAAAGAACTTATATTACAGCCACAAAAAGATATAAACAGAGTAAGAGAATATTTACATAAAAAAGGCTTTAAAATAATAGATGATGAAATGTTAAAAGATGAAGGAAAGTATTATACAATAATAAAAGCTATAAAAGGGAAAGACACTTCATATAAAATGGAAGAATATATATTTGGAAAATTTGAAATAGAAGAAAAAAGTGAAATTTTAAAGGAATATATAGAAGAACAACTGTATAAAATGGAAATAGTTTTTAAAAATGTAAAAGAAACTAATGTAGAAAGTCGTATTTTAGAAATAGAAAATAATATTAAAATGTATAAGGAGGTTTTAAAATGTCTGTAA